A stretch of the Pirellulales bacterium genome encodes the following:
- a CDS encoding PEP-CTERM sorting domain-containing protein, which produces MSLIRNLIIVAVTVAGILAPNCARATVAYSILDLGSAASFTSLNNAGQMAGFGSNHAVFYSNGSLTDLGTLGGSFSFAEGINNAGDVAGYSAVDSGPGSHAFLYSGGTMHDLGSLDGAMFSKGYDVNDSGEVTGDSNGHVFLYSGGAMHDLGTLGGTEGHGNAISNNGQIAGSSNITGDTADHAFLYSGGSLHDLGTLGGTNSEGYDVNNSGQVVGYSLTTSSVQHAFLYSGGMMHDLGTLGGTSSSAASINDNGQVVGMSAITGNGAQHAFLYAGGTMIDLNSLIDPSSGWVLQDARAINNGGQILADARFGVEIDSVLLTPVPEPSSFALSGMALAGILIVAGRRR; this is translated from the coding sequence ATGAGCTTGATTCGCAACTTGATCATCGTTGCCGTTACGGTCGCCGGCATACTGGCGCCGAACTGCGCCAGGGCAACAGTCGCTTACAGCATTCTGGACCTGGGTAGCGCCGCAAGTTTCACGAGCCTCAACAATGCCGGCCAAATGGCGGGCTTTGGAAGCAATCACGCCGTATTTTATTCGAACGGGTCTTTGACCGATCTCGGCACGCTCGGTGGGTCATTCAGTTTCGCCGAAGGCATTAACAATGCCGGTGATGTGGCGGGCTACTCGGCCGTCGACAGCGGCCCCGGCAGCCACGCCTTTCTCTATTCCGGTGGCACAATGCACGACCTCGGCTCGCTCGACGGGGCGATGTTTAGCAAAGGCTATGACGTCAACGACAGTGGCGAGGTGACGGGGGATTCGAATGGCCATGTGTTCCTGTACTCCGGCGGCGCGATGCATGACTTAGGCACGCTGGGAGGGACCGAGGGTCACGGTAATGCGATCAGCAACAATGGTCAGATCGCGGGATCGTCGAACATCACCGGTGATACCGCCGATCACGCGTTCCTCTACTCGGGCGGATCGCTGCATGATCTTGGAACGCTTGGCGGCACAAATAGCGAAGGCTACGACGTCAACAATAGTGGCCAGGTCGTAGGCTACTCACTCACGACCAGCAGTGTGCAGCATGCCTTCCTTTATTCGGGCGGCATGATGCACGACCTAGGGACGCTCGGTGGAACATCCAGCTCGGCTGCCAGCATCAACGACAACGGTCAAGTGGTGGGCATGTCGGCCATTACCGGGAATGGTGCGCAGCACGCGTTCCTGTATGCAGGTGGAACGATGATCGACCTGAACTCACTGATCGACCCGTCGTCCGGATGGGTGCTGCAGGATGCCAGAGCCATAAACAACGGTGGGCAAATCCTGGCCGACGCAAGATTCGGCGTCGAAATCGATAGCGTTCTTCTCACGCCGGTGCCCGAGCCTTCGAGTTTCGCGCTTTCCGGCATGGCACTGGCCGGCATTCTCATTGTGGCCGGCCGGCGACGTTGA
- a CDS encoding alpha/beta hydrolase-fold protein — MNHRIPMPEPRAAASNPPRFFGSAALLTLAAIALCAAPTRAAQIFVTNFDDGTIETYTTAGASVNRPLVSNLIRPTGIAVAGSNVFVAKYFDNTGTGSIAEYTTDGQLVNAALVPVLYHPTSIAVSGNNLYVTNNGITANSGTVSVYTTAGKLVGSGLARALSNPVGIAVSDTKVFVVSAGSGGNGKGVVGEYTTAGVTVNKNLITGLNNPGGITVAGGNLYVTNIASGTVGEYTVDGQPINSSLITGLDSPGPITALGSHLYITNEYLGTISEYTTSGAPVNTTLVTGLSYPRGIAIVPEPAAWILLAAGIGMLFVRGLRKSVAASIRNKCQAKPAFRAQLVAMLVGAAITTFAGNARATDLSNSLALTYSDGQGHTMAYRLFLPDGFGTPGEEFPLVLFLHGSGESGTDNTDQVTNHIDGLISATRSGPYSAFLLAPQLPTSSGFGSYNPQDLTMQILQQVEAAYPVETNRMYITGLSMGGFGTFEYISEFPNMFAAAVPLSGGGNDSPQNAAAIKNVPTWIFHGDADQTVPVGDSVDMYQALANAGGHPKMTIIPGGPHDIWEQVYGDSTVNQYGVYPWMFSQQLSTSIPEPSTFALVAAGVIAIAVSKKRWRRAT, encoded by the coding sequence ATGAACCATCGTATCCCAATGCCCGAGCCTCGCGCGGCCGCATCGAATCCGCCGCGTTTCTTCGGCTCTGCTGCTCTGCTCACACTCGCCGCGATTGCTCTATGCGCCGCGCCCACTCGCGCTGCGCAGATCTTCGTCACCAACTTCGACGACGGCACGATCGAAACCTACACCACCGCAGGGGCGAGTGTGAATCGCCCTTTGGTGTCGAATCTGATCCGCCCGACGGGCATCGCGGTCGCTGGGTCGAACGTGTTTGTCGCTAAATACTTTGACAACACGGGAACCGGCAGCATTGCGGAATACACGACCGACGGGCAACTCGTGAACGCCGCTCTGGTCCCGGTTCTGTATCACCCCACTAGCATTGCCGTCTCGGGAAATAATCTGTACGTGACGAACAACGGAATCACCGCAAACAGCGGGACCGTGAGTGTGTACACCACGGCGGGAAAGCTCGTGGGCTCGGGCTTGGCGCGCGCGTTGTCGAATCCCGTCGGCATCGCCGTCTCGGATACCAAAGTCTTTGTCGTCAGCGCCGGTAGTGGCGGGAATGGCAAGGGAGTGGTCGGCGAATACACGACCGCGGGCGTAACGGTGAACAAGAACCTGATCACAGGATTGAACAATCCCGGGGGCATCACCGTTGCCGGAGGGAATCTGTACGTGACGAACATCGCCTCGGGAACGGTGGGCGAATACACCGTCGACGGACAACCGATCAACAGCTCGCTGATTACGGGACTGGATAGCCCAGGCCCGATCACGGCCTTGGGATCGCATCTCTATATCACCAACGAATACCTGGGAACGATCAGCGAATACACGACCTCGGGCGCGCCGGTGAACACGACGCTCGTCACCGGCCTGTCCTACCCGCGCGGCATTGCGATCGTGCCCGAGCCGGCCGCCTGGATCCTGCTGGCCGCTGGCATCGGGATGTTGTTTGTCCGTGGATTACGCAAGAGCGTCGCAGCATCGATCAGAAATAAATGCCAGGCTAAACCCGCATTTCGCGCGCAGTTGGTGGCAATGCTCGTCGGGGCCGCGATCACCACGTTCGCCGGGAATGCGCGTGCCACGGATCTCAGCAACTCACTGGCGCTGACCTATTCGGATGGCCAGGGCCACACGATGGCCTATCGATTGTTTCTGCCCGACGGCTTTGGCACGCCGGGAGAGGAGTTTCCGCTGGTCCTGTTTCTGCATGGATCGGGCGAGAGCGGCACCGACAACACCGATCAAGTGACGAACCATATCGACGGTTTGATTTCCGCCACGCGCAGCGGCCCTTACTCGGCCTTCTTGCTCGCTCCGCAACTGCCGACCTCGTCAGGATTCGGTTCGTACAACCCTCAGGATTTGACGATGCAAATCCTCCAGCAAGTCGAGGCCGCTTATCCCGTGGAGACCAACCGGATGTACATTACGGGGCTTTCGATGGGAGGATTTGGAACGTTCGAATACATCAGCGAGTTTCCCAACATGTTCGCGGCCGCTGTTCCCCTGTCAGGCGGCGGAAACGACAGCCCGCAGAATGCCGCGGCGATCAAGAACGTGCCGACCTGGATTTTCCACGGCGACGCCGATCAAACCGTGCCGGTCGGAGATTCGGTCGATATGTATCAGGCGCTTGCCAATGCGGGGGGCCATCCAAAGATGACCATCATTCCCGGCGGCCCGCATGATATTTGGGAGCAAGTCTACGGCGACTCGACCGTGAACCAATACGGCGTTTATCCGTGGATGTTCTCCCAGCAATTGAGCACGTCGATACCTGAGCCATCGACATTCGCGCTGGTCGCGGCGGGCGTGATTGCGATTGCGGTCAGCAAAAAAAGATGGCGGCGGGCGACGTAA
- a CDS encoding DUF1559 domain-containing protein: MQSTLRAGFTLIEVLIVAAIVGILVALLLPTVHAAREAARRAQCQNNLRQLGLAHHAYLGTHGVFVSGCLLQANPHDATTADFGPSACTLLLPHLQQAAIASLYDTSKNAADWFAQSPSLVACSISTFICPSDDKENPIQATIRTGLAEAPVRTFMFGAQDYIFSAGVNDALCDHGEVVPAWERGIFAINLRTTAAAIGDGLSHTFLMGEGAQGKRWPARRNLTDSAPAIGEQLDGLQSGEQLPFWGWIFADVSWFDGYISGGPFGTTIMPLNQYPVLQTLANRAHVFLAQAPGACNSSAHEFPANHRMSGFRSSHPGGANFLFADGSVRFVDQAIDAVNYVPQGSSRDRTILTRGTPANWIESGPVGVYQALSTRAGGENVAAP; the protein is encoded by the coding sequence CACGCTGATTGAAGTTCTGATCGTCGCCGCGATCGTCGGGATTCTTGTCGCCTTGTTACTCCCCACCGTGCATGCGGCGCGCGAAGCCGCGCGTCGCGCGCAGTGCCAAAATAACTTGCGGCAGTTAGGGCTCGCCCATCACGCTTATCTCGGGACGCACGGAGTATTCGTCTCGGGTTGCCTGTTGCAGGCGAATCCGCACGATGCGACCACAGCGGACTTCGGGCCGAGCGCCTGCACACTGTTATTGCCTCACCTGCAGCAGGCCGCGATCGCGTCTCTCTATGACACGAGCAAGAACGCCGCAGATTGGTTTGCCCAATCACCCAGCCTGGTCGCATGTTCGATCAGCACATTCATTTGCCCTTCGGACGACAAAGAGAATCCGATCCAGGCCACGATCCGCACCGGCCTGGCGGAGGCGCCGGTCCGGACGTTTATGTTCGGTGCACAAGATTACATTTTTTCGGCCGGCGTGAACGACGCGCTGTGTGATCATGGCGAGGTCGTACCCGCTTGGGAGCGCGGGATATTTGCGATCAACCTTCGAACGACCGCCGCCGCGATCGGCGATGGGCTGAGCCACACGTTCCTGATGGGCGAAGGAGCGCAGGGCAAACGCTGGCCCGCCCGGCGAAATCTTACCGACAGCGCGCCTGCCATCGGCGAACAGCTTGACGGGCTTCAAAGTGGTGAACAACTGCCGTTCTGGGGCTGGATCTTTGCCGACGTTTCCTGGTTCGACGGTTACATCTCGGGCGGGCCTTTCGGTACGACGATCATGCCGCTCAACCAGTATCCGGTCCTGCAGACATTGGCGAACCGCGCACACGTTTTTCTGGCGCAAGCGCCCGGCGCCTGCAACAGTAGCGCGCATGAGTTTCCGGCCAATCATCGCATGAGCGGCTTTCGCTCGTCGCATCCCGGCGGTGCGAACTTTCTCTTTGCTGATGGCAGCGTCCGCTTCGTCGATCAGGCGATCGATGCGGTGAACTACGTGCCGCAAGGGTCGTCGCGCGACAGAACGATCCTCACGCGGGGCACGCCCGCTAATTGGATCGAGAGCGGGCCGGTCGGCGTCTACCAGGCGCTCTCCACGCGCGCCGGCGGAGAAAATGTGGCGGCACCGTGA